One region of Moraxella sp. ZY210820 genomic DNA includes:
- a CDS encoding L,D-transpeptidase, with amino-acid sequence MFNRTLIAISLSALIASPLYAQSLVEQPLILSAPEELKTSQYDPLVLNEVKPEETVTTSKEIATEPTKKSFFKRDKKAKVAEESGVESTEQKEIIIDSATTPPSDDTEIATSPTDEETPTNKPKEEQPAKDKPKVSVGNASALQALNNAQWSATPTTNMMAKAQVMLDNAYSPAGAIDASSGPKTDKAIRAFQVIYGLPKTGKLDKVTWDKLVELNGSQNVFVEYTISAADVDKKLYVNSMPSDYGEKAKMKHLGYTRVSEMIGEKFHLDEAYLKRLNPNAKFVAGEKIIVANVHNKLPADITLIVAHKTAKQLYLFNSKNQMVGSFPATFGNDPKALVGEHTITGVARNPWYSYSPSNFVQGNNLKPLSLPPGPNGPVGNIWIGLSKKSFGIHGTPDPSKISTNNSHGCIRLSNWDANNLGNYVQKGVKVRFVD; translated from the coding sequence ATGTTTAATCGTACTCTAATCGCTATAAGCTTAAGTGCTTTAATCGCCAGTCCACTCTATGCTCAATCATTAGTTGAGCAACCATTAATCTTATCAGCACCAGAAGAACTCAAAACTTCGCAATATGACCCTTTGGTATTAAATGAAGTAAAACCAGAGGAAACTGTAACAACCTCAAAAGAAATAGCCACAGAGCCAACTAAAAAATCATTCTTTAAACGTGATAAAAAAGCAAAAGTTGCCGAAGAGAGTGGCGTAGAATCAACCGAACAAAAAGAGATTATTATTGATTCTGCAACAACACCACCTAGTGATGATACAGAAATTGCTACATCTCCTACAGATGAAGAAACACCAACAAACAAACCTAAAGAAGAACAGCCTGCAAAAGATAAGCCAAAAGTTTCTGTTGGCAATGCAAGTGCATTACAAGCATTAAATAATGCTCAATGGTCAGCAACGCCAACTACCAATATGATGGCTAAAGCACAAGTCATGCTTGATAATGCCTACTCTCCTGCAGGAGCAATTGATGCTTCGTCAGGTCCTAAAACAGACAAAGCCATTCGTGCATTCCAAGTGATTTATGGATTACCTAAAACAGGTAAATTAGATAAAGTAACTTGGGATAAATTGGTTGAACTTAATGGTAGTCAAAATGTATTTGTAGAGTACACCATTTCAGCCGCTGATGTAGATAAAAAATTGTATGTTAATTCTATGCCTTCTGATTATGGTGAAAAAGCCAAAATGAAACATTTAGGCTACACGCGTGTTAGCGAAATGATTGGTGAGAAATTCCATTTAGATGAAGCTTATCTAAAACGCTTAAACCCAAATGCAAAATTTGTCGCTGGTGAAAAAATCATTGTTGCTAACGTACACAACAAATTACCTGCTGATATTACTTTAATTGTGGCACATAAAACCGCAAAACAATTATATTTATTTAATAGCAAAAACCAAATGGTAGGTTCATTCCCTGCTACGTTTGGTAATGACCCTAAGGCACTTGTTGGTGAACATACCATTACTGGAGTTGCACGTAATCCATGGTATAGCTACTCTCCAAGTAACTTTGTACAAGGCAATAACCTGAAACCACTATCTTTACCACCAGGTCCAAATGGTCCTGTGGGTAATATTTGGATCGGTTTAAGTAAAAAATCATTTGGTATTCATGGTACACCAGACCCATCAAAAATATCAACTAATAACTCACATGGTTGTATCCGTTTAAGTAACTGGGATGCGAATAACTTAGGTAATTATGTACAAAAAGGTGTAAAAGTACGTTTTGTTGATTAA
- the rplI gene encoding 50S ribosomal protein L9 has protein sequence MDIILLQRIKNLGKLGDKVTVKAGYGRNYLIPQGKAVAATEANTAAFEARRAELEKQEAAVLAAAQARAEQLNDVNVVITAKAGDEGKLFGSIGTRDIADALTGAGLTVDRSEVRLPNGLLRHVGEYNVAIQLHHDVTAEVLVTIVAE, from the coding sequence ATGGATATTATCTTATTACAACGTATCAAAAACTTGGGTAAATTAGGCGACAAAGTAACTGTAAAAGCAGGTTATGGTCGTAACTACTTAATCCCTCAAGGTAAAGCTGTTGCTGCAACTGAAGCAAATACTGCTGCATTTGAAGCTCGCCGTGCTGAACTTGAAAAACAAGAAGCTGCAGTATTAGCTGCTGCTCAAGCACGTGCTGAACAGTTAAACGACGTAAATGTTGTGATTACTGCAAAAGCTGGTGATGAAGGCAAATTATTTGGTTCTATCGGTACTCGTGATATCGCTGATGCTTTAACAGGTGCTGGTTTAACTGTAGATCGTTCAGAAGTACGTTTACCAAATGGTTTATTACGCCATGTTGGTGAATACAATGTTGCGATTCAATTACATCATGATGTAACTGCTGAAGTATTAGTAACAATTGTTGCTGAATAA
- the rpsR gene encoding 30S ribosomal protein S18 encodes MARFYRRRKFCRFTAENVAYIDYKDVDTLKQYITENGKIVPSRITGTKARYQRQLALAIKQARYLALIPYTDNHK; translated from the coding sequence ATGGCACGTTTCTACCGTCGTCGCAAGTTCTGCCGCTTCACAGCTGAGAATGTTGCGTATATCGATTATAAAGATGTCGATACTTTAAAACAGTACATCACTGAAAACGGCAAAATCGTTCCTAGCCGTATCACTGGTACTAAAGCTCGTTACCAACGTCAATTAGCTCTTGCAATTAAGCAAGCTCGTTACTTAGCGTTGATTCCTTACACTGACAATCATAAGTGA
- the rpsF gene encoding 30S ribosomal protein S6 produces the protein MRHYEIVLLVHPDQSDQVGGMVERYTNLIQEANGQIHRLEDWGRRQLAYPINKIHKAHYVLFNIECAQTTLDELEELFRYNDAIIRSLVIRRSNAITEESLLAKSAEEKRARKAQREEAQQQAAQEAEA, from the coding sequence ATGCGTCACTACGAAATCGTACTTTTAGTACACCCTGATCAAAGCGATCAAGTAGGTGGCATGGTTGAGCGTTACACTAATCTTATCCAAGAAGCAAATGGTCAAATCCACCGCTTAGAAGATTGGGGTCGTCGTCAATTAGCTTACCCTATCAACAAAATTCACAAAGCACACTATGTATTATTCAATATTGAATGTGCTCAAACAACTTTAGACGAATTAGAAGAATTATTCCGTTACAATGATGCAATCATTCGTAGCTTAGTAATTCGCCGTTCTAATGCAATTACTGAAGAATCTTTACTTGCAAAGAGTGCTGAAGAAAAACGTGCTCGTAAAGCTCAACGTGAAGAAGCTCAACAACAAGCAGCTCAAGAAGCTGAAGCATAA
- the glnE gene encoding bifunctional [glutamate--ammonia ligase]-adenylyl-L-tyrosine phosphorylase/[glutamate--ammonia-ligase] adenylyltransferase translates to MLDVHQLKKTFVASTYAEQVYQQHQSLIEQDEQQYPFEQLLTTSQIEQIVHHQLQEIADEAGFMRALRILRARLMFRWIYQDANALTNIIDLTRELSDFADCCVRVAKDFAYPILVAKYGEPISDDGQLQDLIVIAMGKHGARELNLSSDIDLIFAFDENGTTDGRKCVDVQQFCILWGQKLIYLLSQITADGFVFRIDMRLRPWGDGSPLALSYNALEKYLIQHGREWERYAWIKARAITGGQQAKVLMDMTRPFVFRRYVDYSAFEAMRDMKTMIEKEVQRRNLCDDVKLGAGGIREIEFIVQVFQLLYGGSKKELQDKNCLVNLQHLADLQLLEIQVANDLRQAYLFLRRVEHAIQAFNDQQTQSLPTDIDVQQRMANTLNFADWQDFLQVLNQHRAIVQQQFDVLIRENFDDHNEQNEQDINGQLYTVLDSETQKMVDNFWNSSSLQKLPVKSLERLKTFWVSFSQAIIQSEQPQQALLRLMPLIESILRRSVYFVMLVESKGALQRLVKMATVSPWICDELSHYPVLLDEFLSMDFELPRREYLQDNLRQQLLRIEIEQVEDFMRVIRLFKKSHVLAVAGCDVLASSPLMKVSDALTEIAEVTIQQVLQFAYQQVVQRHGYPLDVHGQRCSVDYLAFAVIGYGKLGGIELGYGSDLDLVFIHQIDEQSETDGKKSISGLQFTTKVAQKFMTLMTTQTLDGRVYEIDTRLRPSGDAGMLVSSLTAFEHYQRHKAWIWEHQALVRARSIAGDEQLRAKFERLRIEILTQKRNEQEVRNEVLKMRNKMKEHLGSSKQQQEQGIFHLKQDSGGIVDIEFMTQYAVLAWGGQYPQLAHYSDNVRILEDTAQAGCVSSTEAQALIQAYLLQRAESHRLALANQKLVVQAVQWAETRTVVARLWKQLIDPTAQVDFN, encoded by the coding sequence ATGTTAGATGTTCATCAGTTAAAAAAAACTTTTGTAGCGAGTACTTACGCTGAACAAGTTTATCAGCAACATCAATCGCTGATTGAGCAAGATGAGCAACAGTATCCATTTGAACAATTATTAACAACTTCACAAATTGAGCAAATTGTTCATCATCAATTACAAGAGATAGCAGATGAAGCGGGTTTTATGCGTGCATTACGTATTTTGCGTGCTAGATTAATGTTTCGCTGGATTTATCAAGATGCCAATGCTTTAACTAATATCATTGATTTAACACGAGAATTATCAGATTTTGCTGATTGTTGTGTGCGAGTGGCGAAAGATTTTGCTTACCCAATTTTAGTGGCAAAATATGGTGAACCAATAAGTGATGATGGGCAGTTACAAGATTTAATTGTGATTGCGATGGGGAAACATGGAGCAAGAGAATTAAATTTATCAAGCGATATTGATTTGATTTTTGCTTTTGATGAAAATGGTACAACCGATGGACGAAAATGTGTTGATGTACAACAATTTTGTATTTTATGGGGACAAAAATTAATTTATTTACTGAGTCAAATTACGGCTGATGGTTTTGTATTCCGTATTGATATGCGACTACGTCCTTGGGGAGATGGTTCACCTTTGGCATTGAGCTATAATGCTTTGGAAAAATATTTAATTCAACATGGACGTGAATGGGAACGTTATGCATGGATTAAAGCACGAGCTATTACGGGTGGACAACAAGCTAAGGTACTGATGGATATGACACGTCCGTTTGTATTCCGCCGTTATGTTGATTATTCAGCTTTTGAAGCTATGCGTGATATGAAAACAATGATTGAAAAGGAAGTGCAACGCCGTAATTTGTGTGATGATGTTAAACTGGGTGCTGGTGGGATTCGGGAAATTGAATTTATCGTGCAAGTTTTTCAATTATTATATGGGGGTTCAAAAAAAGAATTACAGGATAAAAATTGTTTGGTGAATTTACAACATTTGGCAGATTTACAATTATTAGAAATACAAGTTGCTAATGATTTACGTCAAGCTTATTTATTTTTACGCCGTGTAGAACATGCAATTCAGGCTTTTAATGACCAGCAAACTCAATCATTACCAACAGATATTGATGTGCAACAACGTATGGCAAATACGCTTAATTTTGCTGATTGGCAAGATTTTTTACAGGTTTTAAATCAACATCGTGCAATTGTACAACAGCAATTTGATGTACTAATCCGTGAAAATTTTGATGATCATAATGAACAAAATGAGCAAGATATCAATGGTCAATTATATACAGTTTTGGATAGCGAAACGCAAAAAATGGTAGATAATTTTTGGAATAGTTCAAGTTTACAAAAATTACCTGTTAAATCCTTAGAGCGTTTAAAAACATTTTGGGTGTCTTTTAGTCAAGCTATTATTCAATCGGAGCAACCACAGCAAGCATTATTGCGTTTAATGCCATTGATTGAAAGTATTTTACGGCGTAGTGTATATTTTGTGATGTTGGTTGAAAGTAAAGGAGCATTGCAACGTTTGGTTAAAATGGCAACCGTTAGTCCATGGATTTGTGATGAGTTAAGCCATTATCCTGTATTGCTTGATGAGTTTTTATCGATGGATTTTGAATTACCACGCCGTGAGTATTTACAGGATAATTTACGCCAACAATTATTACGCATAGAAATCGAACAAGTGGAAGATTTTATGCGGGTAATCCGTCTATTCAAAAAAAGTCATGTATTAGCAGTGGCGGGGTGCGATGTATTAGCATCGAGTCCGTTGATGAAAGTATCAGATGCTTTAACTGAAATTGCTGAAGTAACCATACAACAGGTGCTACAATTTGCTTATCAACAAGTGGTACAACGTCATGGCTATCCGCTTGATGTCCATGGTCAGCGATGTTCGGTAGATTATTTAGCGTTTGCCGTGATTGGTTATGGTAAATTAGGTGGTATTGAACTAGGTTATGGTTCAGATTTAGATTTAGTTTTTATTCATCAAATTGATGAGCAAAGCGAAACTGATGGTAAAAAATCAATTAGTGGATTGCAATTTACCACAAAAGTGGCACAAAAGTTTATGACATTAATGACGACTCAAACGCTTGATGGACGTGTTTATGAAATTGATACACGATTAAGACCATCTGGTGATGCGGGAATGTTAGTTAGTAGTTTAACTGCTTTTGAACATTATCAACGTCATAAAGCATGGATATGGGAACATCAAGCCTTAGTGCGTGCAAGAAGTATTGCAGGTGATGAACAATTAAGAGCTAAATTTGAACGATTACGTATTGAAATTTTAACACAAAAACGTAATGAGCAAGAAGTACGCAATGAAGTATTAAAAATGCGTAATAAAATGAAAGAGCATCTTGGTTCGTCAAAACAGCAACAAGAACAAGGTATATTTCATTTAAAACAAGACTCAGGTGGTATCGTAGATATTGAATTTATGACACAATATGCGGTCTTAGCATGGGGTGGACAATATCCACAACTTGCTCATTATTCAGACAATGTAAGAATTTTAGAAGATACCGCTCAAGCAGGGTGTGTATCATCAACAGAAGCTCAAGCACTGATACAAGCTTATCTCTTGCAACGTGCAGAAAGCCATCGTTTAGCATTGGCAAATCAAAAGTTAGTCGTGCAAGCGGTGCAATGGGCAGAAACTCGCACCGTTGTGGCAAGGTTGTGGAAACAATTGATAGACCCAACCGCACAGGTAGATTTTAATTGA
- a CDS encoding branched-chain amino acid transaminase has product MNLADRDGFIWQDGKLVEWRSATTHVLTHTLHYSMGVFEGVRAYETPNGTAIFRLQDHTKRLLNSAKIFQMDVPFTQAELEQAQIDVVRENKLSAGYLRPLIYIGSEKLGIAATGNSIRTIVAAWSWGAYLGEEAMTKGIRVKTSSFTHHHPNVTMCKAKACGNYTVSILAHQEVARCGYDEAMLMDPQGFVCQGSGENVFLVKDGVLHTPDLAGGALDGITRQTIITIAKDLGYEVVERRITRDEFYIADEAFFTGTAAEVTPIREYDDRPIGSGTRGPITEQIQKVFFDAVQGRNDKYAHWLTYVK; this is encoded by the coding sequence ATGAATTTAGCAGACCGTGATGGCTTTATTTGGCAAGATGGTAAATTAGTTGAATGGCGTAGTGCAACAACACACGTTTTAACACATACATTGCACTATAGTATGGGCGTATTTGAAGGTGTGCGTGCGTATGAAACACCAAATGGTACAGCAATTTTTCGTTTGCAAGATCATACAAAACGTTTATTGAATTCGGCTAAAATTTTCCAAATGGACGTGCCATTTACACAGGCTGAATTAGAACAAGCACAAATTGATGTGGTGCGTGAAAATAAATTAAGTGCAGGTTATTTACGTCCATTAATTTATATCGGTTCAGAAAAATTAGGTATTGCAGCAACAGGTAATAGTATTCGTACGATTGTGGCGGCATGGTCGTGGGGTGCTTATTTAGGTGAAGAAGCAATGACGAAAGGTATTCGTGTTAAAACATCGTCATTTACTCATCATCACCCAAATGTAACCATGTGTAAAGCGAAAGCATGTGGTAACTACACGGTATCAATTTTAGCTCATCAAGAAGTGGCTCGTTGTGGCTATGATGAAGCGATGTTGATGGATCCACAAGGTTTTGTATGTCAAGGCTCTGGTGAGAATGTATTTCTAGTGAAAGATGGTGTATTACATACGCCTGATTTAGCTGGTGGTGCATTAGATGGTATTACACGTCAAACGATTATTACTATTGCGAAAGATTTAGGTTATGAAGTGGTGGAACGCCGTATTACACGTGATGAATTTTATATCGCTGATGAAGCATTCTTCACAGGTACAGCAGCAGAAGTAACCCCAATTCGTGAATATGATGACCGTCCAATCGGTAGTGGTACACGTGGTCCAATTACTGAACAAATTCAAAAAGTATTCTTTGATGCAGTTCAAGGACGCAATGATAAATACGCTCATTGGCTAACTTATGTAAAATAA
- a CDS encoding cytochrome b562, giving the protein MMKQIMCIGLFTMMSLTASQVYASPLAQEMKTMSQQLKAFDKAKDETKALSALNQFQMALNNAKAETPRKLNSQNASDLQVYHTLFDDLNAEVEQAKALIEAGKIAEAKKLIKNMKKIAGQGHRQYH; this is encoded by the coding sequence ATGATGAAACAAATCATGTGTATTGGTTTATTTACGATGATGAGCCTAACTGCCAGCCAAGTATATGCCAGCCCCTTAGCTCAAGAAATGAAAACCATGTCGCAACAATTAAAAGCATTTGATAAGGCAAAAGATGAAACGAAGGCTTTGTCGGCTTTAAATCAATTTCAAATGGCGTTAAATAACGCAAAAGCCGAAACGCCACGCAAATTAAACAGCCAAAATGCGAGCGATTTACAGGTTTATCATACGCTATTTGACGATTTAAATGCTGAAGTGGAGCAAGCGAAAGCATTGATTGAAGCAGGTAAGATTGCTGAAGCTAAAAAATTAATCAAAAATATGAAAAAAATTGCAGGTCAAGGACATCGTCAATATCATTAA
- the gdhA gene encoding NADP-specific glutamate dehydrogenase — MSKYKSVQEFLDYVKARDGHQPEFLQAVEEVMTSLWPFIEKNPQYANQALLERLVEPERAIQFRVAWVDDKGQTQVNRGFRVQFNSAIGPFKGGLRFHPSVNLSILKFLGFEQVFKNSLTTLPMGGGKGGSDFDPKGKSDAEVMRFCQAFMIELYRHIGSNTDVPAGDIGVGGREVGFMAGMYKKLSNDTSCVLTGKGLSYGGSLIRPEATGYGTVYFADEMLKTRGESFKDKVVTISGSGNVAQYAVEKCLHLGAKVVSLSDSNGTVYVANGFTTELLAEVMELKNVTRGRIEDFAKKHGFEYFAGKTPWHIKCDIALPCATQNELDTEDAKTLLANGCICVAEGANMPSTLGAVEEFIKAKILYAPGKASNAGGVATSGLEMSQNSIRRNWTAEEVDAKLKDIMISIHENCVKYGKSEDGFVNYVDGANIAGFVKVADAMLAQGVY; from the coding sequence ATGTCAAAGTACAAATCAGTACAAGAGTTCTTAGATTACGTTAAAGCTCGTGATGGTCACCAGCCAGAATTTTTACAAGCAGTAGAAGAAGTAATGACGAGCTTATGGCCATTCATTGAAAAAAATCCACAATATGCAAATCAAGCATTATTAGAGCGTTTAGTTGAGCCAGAGCGTGCAATCCAATTCCGTGTAGCATGGGTTGATGACAAAGGTCAAACTCAAGTAAACCGTGGTTTCCGTGTACAATTTAACTCTGCAATTGGTCCATTTAAAGGTGGTTTACGTTTCCATCCTTCTGTAAACTTATCAATCTTAAAATTCTTAGGTTTTGAGCAAGTTTTCAAAAACTCTTTAACTACATTACCAATGGGTGGTGGTAAAGGTGGTTCTGACTTTGATCCTAAAGGTAAGTCAGATGCTGAAGTGATGCGTTTCTGTCAAGCATTTATGATTGAATTATATCGTCATATTGGTTCAAATACTGACGTTCCAGCAGGTGATATCGGTGTGGGCGGTCGTGAAGTTGGTTTCATGGCAGGTATGTATAAAAAATTAAGCAACGATACATCTTGTGTATTGACTGGTAAGGGTTTGTCTTACGGTGGTAGTTTAATTCGTCCAGAAGCAACAGGTTATGGTACTGTTTATTTTGCTGATGAAATGTTAAAAACACGTGGTGAAAGCTTTAAAGATAAAGTAGTAACAATTTCTGGTTCTGGTAACGTTGCTCAATATGCTGTTGAAAAGTGTTTACACTTAGGTGCAAAAGTTGTTTCATTATCTGACTCTAATGGTACTGTGTATGTTGCAAATGGCTTCACGACTGAATTATTGGCAGAAGTGATGGAGTTGAAGAACGTAACACGTGGTCGTATCGAAGATTTTGCTAAGAAACACGGTTTTGAATATTTTGCGGGTAAAACACCATGGCATATTAAATGTGACATCGCATTACCATGTGCAACGCAAAATGAGTTAGATACTGAAGATGCGAAAACATTATTAGCAAATGGTTGTATTTGTGTGGCTGAAGGTGCGAATATGCCATCAACTTTAGGTGCAGTTGAAGAGTTTATTAAAGCGAAAATCTTATATGCTCCAGGTAAAGCATCTAATGCGGGTGGCGTAGCGACTTCTGGTTTAGAAATGTCTCAAAATTCAATCCGCCGTAACTGGACTGCTGAAGAAGTTGATGCAAAATTAAAAGACATCATGATTAGCATTCATGAAAACTGTGTGAAATATGGTAAATCTGAAGATGGTTTCGTAAACTATGTTGATGGTGCAAACATTGCTGGTTTCGTAAAAGTAGCTGATGCTATGCTAGCTCAAGGTGTGTACTAA
- a CDS encoding ammonium transporter: MRRIAFLLLGLSSSSAFANTETWWQPFSALNTGDTAWVMMATILVLFMTVPGLALFYGGMVRKKNVLSTMMHSFSATALIGILWVVIGYSLAFTEGNWFIGGFERVLLHGMSIDLVNQQLTISPNAPTIPESVFMLFQMTFGIISVAIISGAFAERIKYSVMMWFSGLWFLLVYVPICHWVWGGGFMAQGGVLDYAGGTVVHISAGIAGLVVAIMLGKRVGHGKEAMPPHNMVITLIGAGMLWIGWFGFNAGSAMSASASAGMVMVVTQVSATAGALTWLICEKIAGHRTSSLGLVSGVVSGLVGITPAAGFVDTTGALCIGILTTMGTFLSVSIMKHKLGYDDSLDAFGIHGFGGILGAILTGIFFNNEIFAGDKQIFTQIFIQIKDVIITVIYSGVMSILILTVVKKICKGLRVEYDDERAGLDVSIHGERVE; the protein is encoded by the coding sequence ATGAGAAGAATCGCTTTCTTGCTCTTGGGGCTTAGTTCGTCATCAGCATTTGCCAATACCGAAACATGGTGGCAACCGTTTTCCGCACTCAACACAGGCGACACAGCGTGGGTGATGATGGCAACCATCTTGGTGCTATTTATGACCGTGCCAGGTTTGGCGTTATTTTATGGCGGAATGGTGCGTAAGAAAAATGTACTCAGTACCATGATGCACAGTTTTTCAGCAACCGCATTGATCGGAATTTTATGGGTGGTTATCGGCTATTCACTGGCATTTACCGAAGGGAATTGGTTTATTGGCGGTTTTGAGCGTGTGCTGTTACATGGTATGAGCATTGATTTAGTAAATCAACAATTAACCATCTCACCTAATGCCCCTACTATTCCAGAATCTGTCTTTATGCTGTTTCAAATGACCTTTGGCATCATTTCTGTAGCCATTATTTCAGGTGCATTTGCTGAACGTATCAAATATTCTGTCATGATGTGGTTTTCAGGCTTGTGGTTTTTGCTGGTGTATGTACCGATTTGCCATTGGGTGTGGGGTGGTGGCTTTATGGCACAAGGCGGTGTACTGGATTATGCTGGCGGTACAGTGGTGCATATTAGTGCAGGGATTGCAGGTTTGGTTGTTGCGATTATGCTCGGTAAACGTGTCGGACACGGTAAAGAAGCTATGCCACCGCATAATATGGTGATTACGCTGATTGGTGCAGGGATGTTGTGGATTGGTTGGTTTGGTTTTAACGCAGGTTCGGCAATGTCCGCTAGTGCATCAGCAGGAATGGTGATGGTGGTTACCCAAGTTTCGGCAACGGCAGGGGCATTAACATGGTTGATTTGTGAAAAAATTGCAGGGCATCGCACATCATCATTAGGTTTGGTTTCAGGAGTTGTGTCGGGATTGGTCGGTATTACACCTGCTGCTGGCTTTGTTGATACTACAGGTGCGTTGTGTATCGGCATTTTAACCACGATGGGTACATTTTTATCAGTATCGATTATGAAACATAAATTGGGTTATGATGATTCTTTAGATGCGTTTGGTATTCATGGTTTTGGTGGAATTTTAGGAGCAATATTGACAGGGATATTTTTTAATAATGAAATATTTGCAGGGGATAAACAGATTTTTACACAAATTTTTATTCAGATTAAAGATGTTATTATTACCGTAATTTATAGTGGCGTGATGAGTATTTTAATTTTAACTGTGGTCAAAAAAATCTGTAAAGGTTTGCGTGTTGAATATGATGATGAACGGGCAGGGTTAGATGTTAGTATTCACGGTGAACGCGTGGAATAA
- a CDS encoding DNA/RNA non-specific endonuclease → MHYNNQVKKICLLTVGFFLTACNGYQLPLDITYNQEPSYCWEQFYQQNPPDIQKANLKKLNYALCYHGFNMVYSGVSKTPLWVAEHLTPTRLSTPLKRQDHFHEEERIDKEHRSLLTDYRGSGFDRGHMAPNGDMFDEQSQYDSFTLTNMVPQHPKNNQNIWREIEEATRAMVRKQQQEVYVITGPLFEKKQLQAIGNGVLVPTAVFKAVYYPKLGVVSAYYTPNDDSQRYEIMSICALEQRAGINLFPKMNQDMKREIYNLPLNANAVKSNRIIELKAIDRKSTCANPVSDAELEWQKQQFKWENFKTLRYSTMPQGLFTETPPEQTVSEQMVNTALLKVVRILKDE, encoded by the coding sequence ATGCACTACAATAATCAAGTTAAAAAGATATGTTTATTAACAGTCGGTTTTTTTTTAACAGCTTGTAATGGTTATCAATTACCTTTAGATATAACCTATAATCAAGAGCCAAGTTATTGTTGGGAGCAATTTTATCAACAAAATCCACCAGATATCCAAAAAGCTAATCTGAAAAAACTTAATTATGCGTTGTGTTATCATGGTTTTAATATGGTATATTCAGGTGTATCTAAAACACCATTGTGGGTTGCAGAACATTTAACACCGACTCGTCTCAGTACACCATTAAAACGTCAAGATCATTTCCATGAAGAAGAACGAATTGATAAAGAACATCGTTCATTATTAACTGATTATCGTGGTTCAGGTTTTGACCGTGGACATATGGCACCGAATGGCGATATGTTTGATGAACAATCGCAATATGATAGTTTTACTTTAACGAATATGGTGCCACAACATCCTAAAAATAATCAGAATATTTGGCGTGAAATTGAAGAAGCAACACGGGCAATGGTGCGTAAGCAACAGCAAGAAGTATATGTTATTACAGGTCCATTATTCGAGAAAAAACAGTTGCAAGCGATTGGCAATGGCGTGTTAGTACCAACGGCAGTATTTAAAGCGGTTTATTATCCTAAATTGGGTGTGGTAAGTGCTTATTATACACCGAATGATGATTCACAAAGATATGAAATTATGAGTATTTGTGCTTTAGAGCAAAGAGCAGGTATCAATTTATTTCCTAAAATGAACCAAGATATGAAACGGGAAATTTATAATTTACCATTAAATGCCAATGCGGTGAAAAGTAATCGTATTATTGAACTTAAGGCGATTGACCGTAAAAGCACTTGTGCCAATCCTGTAAGTGATGCCGAATTAGAATGGCAAAAACAACAATTTAAATGGGAAAATTTTAAGACCTTGCGTTATAGTACCATGCCACAAGGTTTATTTACTGAAACACCGCCTGAGCAAACAGTAAGTGAACAAATGGTAAATACGGCATTATTAAAAGTTGTGCGTATATTAAAAGATGAGTGA